The sequence below is a genomic window from Humulus lupulus chromosome 3, drHumLupu1.1, whole genome shotgun sequence.
CTAGAGCTACGACTTTAATTCAACTTTTGTGCTATTTTGCTGCTCTTTTTTCACATTTTCACGGTTctaattacataaaatatttacaaaaactttacaaaaataaaataaaataaaattgctcaactaaaaatagcataaaataaaaaataacgaAAACATAAACTTGAGATGCCTCTAAAGGGcattgtcgttaacgtcatttagccggacgctaaCAACTTTCTTAAATTCAACTTGGATCCAAACCACCCCTCATGTACTTAAGAGACATAGTATCATGAGAAGACGCTCGTTTCTTGATATTGTACATTTTTGGAACTTTCCACCACTCATGAAACAATCAAGCTTTCTCACTAAAGATCTTTTTCACTTTATGACGAACTGTTCACTTTCCACCTTCAACCATAGATTTCTTCTTAGTAAATTTCAGCCTATCACACTTACTTTccaccacatcaactctacaacaagttggaacctccgttgctgcaaaaacattaaatgttacctcttcTTTTTGCACTCGAAACTTCAACTCGCCTTTTTGCACTCGAAACTTCAACTCGCCTTTTTGCACATCTATTAAGGCCATAccagttgctaaaaatggccTTCCGAGAATAATTGGCTCGTTTGTGTCTTCCTCCATATCCAAAACTATAAAATCTACTGGGAAGATGAACTTATCGACCTTTACTAACACATCTTCTATGATCCCCCTCGGATGAGCCAGTGATCGATCGGCTAATTGTAATGTGACAGTAGTTGGCTTTGCctcacccaaaccaagtcttctgaATACTGGTAGAGGCATGAGATTGATGCTGGCTCCCAAATCACATAGTGCATGTTTACACTCAAAGTTACCAATTGTGCATAGGATTGTGAAACTTCTAGCATCCATCAACTTCTGTGGAAGCTTCCTTTGAAGAATAGCGCTGCAGTCTTCTGTCAATGCCACCATTTCGTAGTCCTCCATCTTTCTCTTCTTTGATAAAATCTCTTTTATGAACTTAACTTAACTGGGCATCTATTCTAGCGTTTCTACAAAGGGGATGTTGATATGCAGttttgacgcggtttttcgccaatagtgtattaagaaataatacgGGTAGActagtgcttaataaaccgtattgaaaaataaatgaattcactcaaaaacatagaatttttacgtggttcagtagttaaaatccaccttgtccacgagtctatattattgctgtt
It includes:
- the LOC133823956 gene encoding uncharacterized protein LOC133823956, which gives rise to MEDYEMVALTEDCSAILQRKLPQKLMDARSFTILCTIGNFECKHALCDLGASINLMPLPVFRRLGLGEAKPTTVTLQLADRSLAHPRGIIEDVLVKVDKFIFPVDFIVLDMEEDTNEPIILGRPFLATGMALIDVQKGELKFRVQKGELKFRVQKEENRENVKKEQQNSTKVELKS